The genomic DNA GCGGATGCGGTCAATTCTTTCTTCTGGGGTCATCAAACTCTTCAATCGGATAAGTGGGGAGGTCTGGGTTACCAGTGTCGATGGCGAACATTTCTCGGGACGGATCGCGGCGCGGCTGGTGCTTGGGAAGCCGCGTCTCGCGTTCGCTCTCCAGACGGGCGGTCCTTGTCTTCTGACGCGCCGCCTCGGCCAGTCGTCTCTGCGCGTCGATCACCTGGAACAAGGCCTTCTCGTTGATCCGACCGCCATGCCTGTCTTGCCATTCCTTCCGCGCCCGACGACTTTCCCAAAGCGATATCCGAGGGTGGCTCAGATCCCGATACCGAGCCGGGATCATGCGGCCATCATTGACGAGAACCCAGACCTGCGACAGGTCCCGCGGGTCGTACTTCACCTGCACCTTGCCGCTGCCCCGTCCGACCAACGACGCGAAGGCATCACTCCAGTAGTGCACCCCAAAGAGAGTGATCCCAGTGCGCCCGAGCTGGCGCAACTCAAAAGGCAGGAAGCTTGTCCGGAAGGCTTCGACATCGACAACCTGCCGCCCCGCAGTGTCTCCGCCCAAGTCAGCCCAAGCGGCCAGCGGCGTTCGCCCGAGGGCTTCGTGGCGGGTATTGTGGTAGCGGCAAATCTCCAGATGAAGCCAGTCCTCGAACTCGGCCAGGGTCAGAGCCGCATGTTTCTCGCTGTCATAATCGCCCTTCTCGGCAGCGGAGGATTGCGTGGTCCCGGGCAAAACATGAACAGCCCCCATGGCCGTTCCGATCAAACGTTCGATATGACCTCCGAAGTGCGTTGCACCAGGCGGGCGGTACTCGACGGCAATGCCCCAATCTTCGCAGGCCGATGAGAAGGCGTCGCTGTGGAACTCCTGCGCGTTATCGACATGGATCGCCTTCGGGATGCCGGATGTCGGCCAGACCAATTCTTCCAGCTTCCCTGGGACGTGGATCGATTTCCGACGCACACAATGATCGAGGCAGAGCGCGATCGAAAGAACTGATGGTGCATCAAAGCTGACGAAGACCCCGAGAACGATCCGGGTTGCAACATCGATGGCTACCGTCAAATATGGGCGCGCAAGCGGTCGCCGATCCACGTGATCGACCAAAATGATGTCGGCCAAGGTGTGATCGATCTGAACAATTTCCAGTGGCGTTCCAACCGCAAGCCGGCCCGGACGTGCCGCAAAAGTCTTGTTCGCCTCCTTGGCACCACGGCGCTTTCTAACAATCTCTTTCTCGTCCATTGCATCGAGCCGAGCTTTCAGCGTTTTTCGTGCCGGTGGCTGGAAGCCCTTTGCCTCGCATTCCGAACGGATCTCACGCCAAATTCGCAGAAAGCTGGAGCGTTCGCGGACCAGATAATAGCGCCGTAGGCGTTCATCGATGAGGTCTTCGACTTCTCGCGCGATCCGTTTCGACCCCGGTTTCGGCCCCCGGCGACTGAGTTCCAGTGCTGCGGCCCGCCCATCGTTCTCGCGCAAACGGCGGTAAAGCGACCAGGTGTGGCTCTTCGCCAAACCTAGTTCCCAAGCAGCATCTCCGATTGCCGCACTGATCGGCTCACCCTTCTTCTCAAGTTCCAGGATCGGACGGAGGACTGCTGCTCGATGTTTTGCAAGACGCTCGCTGACCACGCCAATCCCTGCCCTATTCCTGTCAGCACTTATCCACAGAACTGACCGTATGCTAATAAAGGGTACAGTATGGCAATTAACGGTACAATATGAAAATTAAGGGTACATCGTGCCGCTGAAAACAAACGATAATTTTAAAGGCAATTCTGATTAATGAGGGTACAGTGACAACTTGGCCGGCAGGTGGTCGACCTGCTGGTTCAGGCAGGTGCCGGGCCGGTCATCGCGATCTCGCGCACTCCCGACAAGCTTGCCGATCTGGCGGGAAAAAGAGTCGAGGCGCGCGAGGGCGATTTCAACGACCCGGCTTCTCTTGAAGCAGCCTTCGCGGGCGGCAAGCGTCTCCTCATCATCTCCACCGACGATCTGGAGCCGGGCAAGCGGCTCGCAGCTCATTCCAATGCGATTGCTGCGGCCAAGACGGTAGGTATCGACCACATCGTCTATACCTCCTTCGCAGGCCCAGTCGCGGAAAGTCCAATCGGATTCGCTCAAGACCACGAAGGGACCGAGAAGCTGATCACGGAAAGTGGGGCGGATCATACGATCCTGCGCAACAATATGTACACCGACTTTCTGTTGATGGGCGGCCAGCAGAGCGTCGCCATGGGCACGCATTTCTCCGCCGCAGCAGATGGCAAGACCGGATATGTGACACGCGCGGATTGCGCCCGTGCCGCAGCCGCGGCGCTAATGAAAGCTACGGGAAGGGAGACCCTCGATATCACCGGGCCGGAGACGGTCAGCCAGGCCGAGGTCGCGGCGATCTTGTCCGAAATTGCGGGTAAGGAAATCCCCTATGTCGCCCTGCCCGCCGAGGATCTGGTGCAGGCGATGATCGCAAATGGACTGCCGGAGTTCATGGCGAGGGTCTTTGCCTCCTTCGACGAAGCAATCGCGCAGGGCTATCTCGATGTGGCCAGCGGCGATCTCGAATCGCTCACCGGCAAGCCCGGACAGTCGGTGGCCGATTTCCTGGCCGCTAACCGCGCGGCGCTTCTTCAGGCGCCGCAGGAACAATAATGCTGGAAAATGTCATGAGGCTTTACAACGCGAACTTCTCACCGAATGCGCTGCGTGTACGGGCGGTGGCGCACGAACTGGGCGTGGAACTCGAAATCGTCGAGGTCGACATCCGTGCCGGGGACAACCGCGCGGCGGAATTTCTTGCCCGCAATTCAAATGCAAAGGTGCCTGTTTTGGAGGACGGGAATTTCGTGCTCTGGGAGTCCCGGGCGATCTGTGCCTATCTGGCCGGGATCCGGCCCGAGGCAGGGCTCTATCCTGATGGCCTCAAGACGCGGGCCCTCGTCGATCAGTGGGCCTGGTGGCAAGCCATCCACCTAGGCCCGGCGATGCAGAAGTTGTCCTTTGAGCTGTTCCTCAAAGAGAAATTCGGCATGGGCGATCCTGATCCTACTGTGGTCGAAGCGGAACGGAAAGCCACCGATCAGTTCCTTGCCGTTCTGGAAACCGGACTCGACGATAAGGATTGGATTGCAGGCGCACTCAGCCTTGCCGACTTCTATCTGGCGACCACATTCATGTATCGCGACCAAGCGGGGATTTCGCTGGACGAATTCCCCAGAATCGCGGGCTGGATCGGCCGGCTTGAAGCGCGTGACAGCTGGCAGAAGGCCGTAGCACCGCTTCTTGCGCTCTTCGCCTGACATCGCGCTCGCCGCGATGATTGAACGATCTGCATCACGTCCGGCGATCGGCGCGCTATCAGATTTAGACATGAGCAGGAAGCGTCGCATGACAGAAATTAGCCGCAGACAGCCGCGACAACCAACCTGACAAGAGTTCCTCCGGAAGCAATGCGGCGGTTTTGGGATGTAGATGCTGTGTCTCATCCCGATCTTTAGAGTTTTCGCGCGGAGTGTATTCATCAGGTCCGATAACTCAGCATCCGTCGCGCCAATTGAGCACGTGCCGTTCGTCCAAGACAAAGACTGATCTCACGGCCTCCGCGAGCGGGATGCCGAGCACAGTGTAACCGTGCAGGACAGCTATGCGGGTGTCACTGTTCCCTTAATTCTTGGACGCTGATGTATGTGACCGTTCAGAACCGCGGGGTCATGCTGCCCTGAGCAAGGGTGGTGTAGGACTTATGAAGCTCGCAATGTTGCCCGCAATAGGCTGCTTCGGGGCTTCATATTTCGTTCGTTCACTCAAACCGCTGTCGTTCCCAGGAACAAGAAAAAACCAGACCGCCGGAGCGGTCTGGCCGTTGGCTTAGGCGGCGTCTTTGGGGCCCCAAGGGATGACAGCCTGCAGGGACAGATCGTCCTGGTTTGCGGCCTTGCCGAGGTTGGCGTTGAAGCCGTGGTCGCGGATGGTCAGCGTGTAGTAGTCGGCGCCGGTCTCCTTGTTCTGCTTCTTCCAGATGCCGCCGCACTCGACCAGCTTGCCGCGCGGGGAGCGGCCGAGGACGCGGTGCGTGGGGGCCATCGGGTTCGTGCTCGCGACGGGTTCGACCGTGATGTCGAGGTCGAAGGTCAGGGTCGAGATGGAGCCGACGCCCTTGGCGGTTTCGATGTCGGTGCTGGTGAATTTAATGCAGTTCGTGGTCATTGCTCTTCTCCTTGTTTGCATTGCAATGATGGTCACCTTGCAGCTGGCCAAGGCCCGGCCACACCGAAGGCGAAGCGTAGCGGAGAGGGGCAGGCGCCGGTCTTTTTGGCGCGCGAGGAATGACCCGTAGGGTCAGGGGAAAAAGATCGGCGACAACCTTTGTGGACGGGACGACAGCTGCGACCAGCATGTCATGCAGAGCAACACATCGGGAGAAGTGCGGTGGCCGCGAAGGACACCCAGGTGAACAGCCGATGAAACTGCCGGGGGCGGTGTCCTTTCTGCCCTCTCACCCCGAGCCGCAGCCGGACGGGTTCGCGCTTTGCCGAGCCTTGCCTAACGTGGCGCGACCGCTTGCCCGTGGTAAGTTGGTCGAGTGAGGTGCCATCTGGCTGAGCGATTTCAAGCAGACCGCCGTGGCATCTGCACCGGGCGCGGGTCATCCCGATTTCGGACCAACCCTCTTCGGCATCCCAATAGTTTGCGATTTTTTACATCGCGTCCAACACCGACCCTCTGCCAGCTTTGGCCAGAGCGATCCGGCGGTTGTCGAAACTCCTTTGCGGTCAATGATGGCAGAACAGCATGTCCGGCAAAGCGAGGACTAACACCGGCTGACACGGGAAAAACGAGACTATTGAAGCGACCCGCCCCGCCCCAGCGACCGTTACCGAATGGCCGAGATGAAGCGTTGCCACGACCATGCGACGGCTGGTCGGGCTGGCTCCGGAGGAGACGGCACGGCCAGCGGTACGTCGCAGGGAGAGGCAGCGTTTCAGCTCGGGGAGGGCGGCTGCATGCAGCCGACCGAGTAGGGCGCGGTCCTGACCAAAGGGCAGGATGATTTATGGACAACAAGCACCCACGAATTCCGTTCGCCGATTTGATGAAACTAACCCCGACTCGGAATGTAACAGATACGACCTTTGGCCTTCTTCAGCCATCCGAGTTGTCGTGCGCGTAGCTGCCATATCGCGTAGGACGCCCGTAATGCGGGCCAATGAGCCGAAAGGTCTCGATTGGCGACTCGTGATCGATGGTGTTCTCTGGAAGAGGCTATTCCGCACAGGCATCGGGAAGGATTCCTGCAACCGAGAGCAGTAGGAAGCTGCCATGAACCCGCTCATATTGCCACTGACCTACTCTCACCACGTTAATTAAACCCGCTTATCTTAGCCTACCCACTATTTAAGCGAAGCCCGTATTGCTTAAATAAAAGAGGGGCATCATAGTGAGCTATGACCGATTCAGACCCCAACCAACGCCTTGGCCGCTTTGTCGAAACCCCCGTTGCAGGAGAGACGGTCCGCGCCTTCGTACCACCTCCCCTGCCTCCAGTCCCAACAATCGACGTACTGGGGCTTCTCGACCGACTCAGCCTCGCGGAGCGCGCCTTAGGGCGGCTGGATGGCATCACGATGCTTCTGCCGCGCCAGGAACTGTTCCTCTATATGTATGTCCGCAAGGAGGCCGTACTTTCCTCACAGATCGAAGGAACGCAATCGACGCTGACAGACCTGCTGCGTTTCGAGACCGAAGCACAGGCGGGCCAGCCAATCGATGACATCCGCGAGGTCTCGAACTACGTCGATGCCATGATGTACGGGTTGGAGCGCCTCGAAGACTTGCCACTGTCCCTGAGGCTAATCCGCGAGATGCATGCGCGTTTGCTGCAAAGCGGACGTGGCGGCACCAAGGACCCCGGGGAGTTTAGGCGCTCCCAGAACTGGATCGGAGGGACACGTCCCGGTAATGCGCTGTACGTTCCACCCCCCGTCACGGAACTGGACAATTGCCTCGGCGCGTTTGAACGCTTCATGCACGACGACCAGTCCCGCCTTCCTGCTCTCATCAAGGCAGGACTGCTGCACGTCCAGTTTGAAACCATCCACCCTTTTCTCGACGGCAATGGCCGCATCGGCAGGTTGC from Sulfitobacter sp. THAF37 includes the following:
- a CDS encoding DUF736 family protein, with the protein product MTTNCIKFTSTDIETAKGVGSISTLTFDLDITVEPVASTNPMAPTHRVLGRSPRGKLVECGGIWKKQNKETGADYYTLTIRDHGFNANLGKAANQDDLSLQAVIPWGPKDAA
- a CDS encoding glutathione S-transferase family protein; the encoded protein is MLENVMRLYNANFSPNALRVRAVAHELGVELEIVEVDIRAGDNRAAEFLARNSNAKVPVLEDGNFVLWESRAICAYLAGIRPEAGLYPDGLKTRALVDQWAWWQAIHLGPAMQKLSFELFLKEKFGMGDPDPTVVEAERKATDQFLAVLETGLDDKDWIAGALSLADFYLATTFMYRDQAGISLDEFPRIAGWIGRLEARDSWQKAVAPLLALFA
- a CDS encoding NAD(P)H-binding protein — encoded protein: MVDLLVQAGAGPVIAISRTPDKLADLAGKRVEAREGDFNDPASLEAAFAGGKRLLIISTDDLEPGKRLAAHSNAIAAAKTVGIDHIVYTSFAGPVAESPIGFAQDHEGTEKLITESGADHTILRNNMYTDFLLMGGQQSVAMGTHFSAAADGKTGYVTRADCARAAAAALMKATGRETLDITGPETVSQAEVAAILSEIAGKEIPYVALPAEDLVQAMIANGLPEFMARVFASFDEAIAQGYLDVASGDLESLTGKPGQSVADFLAANRAALLQAPQEQ
- a CDS encoding Mu transposase C-terminal domain-containing protein, coding for MVSERLAKHRAAVLRPILELEKKGEPISAAIGDAAWELGLAKSHTWSLYRRLRENDGRAAALELSRRGPKPGSKRIAREVEDLIDERLRRYYLVRERSSFLRIWREIRSECEAKGFQPPARKTLKARLDAMDEKEIVRKRRGAKEANKTFAARPGRLAVGTPLEIVQIDHTLADIILVDHVDRRPLARPYLTVAIDVATRIVLGVFVSFDAPSVLSIALCLDHCVRRKSIHVPGKLEELVWPTSGIPKAIHVDNAQEFHSDAFSSACEDWGIAVEYRPPGATHFGGHIERLIGTAMGAVHVLPGTTQSSAAEKGDYDSEKHAALTLAEFEDWLHLEICRYHNTRHEALGRTPLAAWADLGGDTAGRQVVDVEAFRTSFLPFELRQLGRTGITLFGVHYWSDAFASLVGRGSGKVQVKYDPRDLSQVWVLVNDGRMIPARYRDLSHPRISLWESRRARKEWQDRHGGRINEKALFQVIDAQRRLAEAARQKTRTARLESERETRLPKHQPRRDPSREMFAIDTGNPDLPTYPIEEFDDPRRKN
- a CDS encoding Fic family protein, whose translation is MTDSDPNQRLGRFVETPVAGETVRAFVPPPLPPVPTIDVLGLLDRLSLAERALGRLDGITMLLPRQELFLYMYVRKEAVLSSQIEGTQSTLTDLLRFETEAQAGQPIDDIREVSNYVDAMMYGLERLEDLPLSLRLIREMHARLLQSGRGGTKDPGEFRRSQNWIGGTRPGNALYVPPPVTELDNCLGAFERFMHDDQSRLPALIKAGLLHVQFETIHPFLDGNGRIGRLLVTLYLCVNGVLQKPLLYLSLFLKTHRADYYRLLQEVREHGQWEAWLDFFLAGVADTANQAFDAATRIVDLFKEDRERISAQSDRAGSSLRIHELFQQHPFLTANQLVEYTGLSAPTVNAALADLQRFGILEEITGRKRGRVFSYRAYLTILSEGTDPLPTTA